The Epinephelus lanceolatus isolate andai-2023 chromosome 8, ASM4190304v1, whole genome shotgun sequence genome includes a window with the following:
- the icmt gene encoding protein-S-isoprenylcysteine O-methyltransferase, with protein MAGSKLVLEGRVSVKAFVLGLSVIVIPLIRTWFGHLDWVFDYLTETPGKIVICIHIAVINGLLLIIYRGPLYKVAVRACFLGVAFGCGLIISCSETTWTHFGWYMCSLSFFHYSEYLVTAIINPRSLSLDSFLLNHSVEYTLAAVSSWVEFTVEKLTVPELKQLNWVSVVGLLMVLCGEGLRKAAMLTAGSNFNHIVQNEKAQSHVLVTTGVYSYFRHPSYVGWFYWSTGTQVMLCNPVCILGYTIASWRFFRERIEEEELSLIHFFAEDYVEYKKKVPTGLPFISGIHVN; from the exons ATGGCAGGCAGTAAGTTGGTGCTGGAAGGTAGAGTAAGTGtaaaagcatttgttttagGACTCAGCGTGATTGTAATTCCATTAATCAGAACGTGGTTTGGACATCTCGACTGGGTCTTTGATTATCTGACGGAAACTCCCGGGAAAATAGTGATTTGTATCCACATTGCAGTTATCAACGGCCTCTTGCTAATCATATACAGAGGACCTCTATACAAG GTTGCTGTGAGAGCCTGCTTTCTGGGAGTTGCTTTTGGCTGTGGCTTAATTATAAGCTGCTCTGAAACCACTTGGACACATTTCGGCTG GTACATGTGCTCGCTGTCATTCTTCCATTACTCTGAGTACCTGGTGACAGCCATCATCAACCCTCGCAGCCTGTCACTAGACTCATTCCTGCTCAACCACAGTGTGGAGTACACCCTGGCTGCGGTCTCATCATGGGTGGAGTTCACTGTGGAGAAACTGACCGTTCCAG AGCTGAAGCAGCTGAACTGGGTGAGTGTCGTGGGTCTGCTAATGGTGTTGTGTGGTGAGGGCCTGCGGAAGGCAGCCATGTTGACAGCTGGCTCTAACTTCAACCACATTGTCCAGAATGAGAAGGCCCAGAGCCATGTGCTGGTCACCACTGGGGTCTACTCCTACTTCAGACACCCGTCTTATGTGGGCTGGTTCTACTGGAGCACAGGAACACAG GTCATGCTGTGTAACCCTGTGTGTATACTGGGCTATACGATAGCCAGCTGGCGGTTCTTCCGGGAGCGaattgaggaggaggagctctCCCTCATCCATTTCTTTGCCGAGGACTATGTGGAGTACAAGAAAAAGGTTCCCACTGGGCTGCCCTTCATCTCAGGCATCCATGTCAACTAG